A portion of the Oryzias melastigma strain HK-1 linkage group LG1, ASM292280v2, whole genome shotgun sequence genome contains these proteins:
- the LOC112156941 gene encoding arf-GAP with dual PH domain-containing protein 2 isoform X1 encodes MANLGRTNKILLELIQQPGNNKCADCSAPEPDWASYTLGVFVCLNCSGMHRNLPAVSKVKSIRLDYWDSSLVEFMQKRGNSEAKAIFEKCVPAFFYKPQQKDCLVLKDQWIRAKYERREFTGESNKFLQIYTSEQFESTLWKKGRDNKQFFKRNFLLSQRDFTLKYFIKEDSKVPKAVISMKDLNVDFQPEKIGHPHGLQISYPEDERTRNLFVYHDDGQAVVTFFNAIRATRLAYLLKKHQTLRNSELVPYLTSQSLKEGYMEKTGPTKREPFKKRWFSLCLMNRKLLYFKSPLDATERGAVFIGTESHGYSVSESSGQCTRGGRWRCGITLETPERQFVFMCEQESEQREWTDALRKIISQPMTPEDYANEATLRRGK; translated from the exons ATGGCCAATCTGGGAAGAACTAACAAAATCCTGCTGGAACTTATACAGCAGCCGGGAAACAACAAGTGTGCCGACTGTTCTGCTCCTG AGCCGGACTGGGCATCGTACACTCTGGGGGTCTTTGTGTGCCTGAACTGTTCTGGAATGCACCGAAATTTGCCCGCCGTCAGCAAAGTCAAATCCATACGGCTGGATTACTGGGACAGTTCTCTGGTGGAG TTCATGCAAAAGAGAGGAAATTCTGAAGCCAAAGCCATTTTTGAGAAGTGCGTCCCGGCATTTTTTTACAAGCCGCAGCAAAAGGACTGCCT tgttctgAAGGATCAGTGGATCCGGGCGAAGTATGAAAGGAGGGAATTCACCGGAGAGAGCAACAAGTTTCTGCAAATTTACACTTCTG AACAGTTTGAGTCCACTCTCTGGAAGAAAGGCAGAGACAACAAGCAGTTTTTCAAGAGGAACTTCCTGCTGTCACAGCGAGATTTCACCCTGAAGTACTTCATCAAAGAagat TCCAAGGTTCCCAAAGCTGTCATCAGCATGAAGGATCTGAACGTAGATTTCCAGCCAGAGAAGATCGGACACCCTCACGGTTTGCAGATTTCCTACCCGGAAGACGAACGCACCAGGAACCTCTTTGTTTATCACGACGACGGGCAG GCAGTTGTGACTTTCTTTAATGCTATCCGGGCGACGCGCTTGGCATACCTCCTGAAGAAACACCAGACGCTGAGAAACAGCGAA TTGGTGCCTTATTTAACGTCACAAAGTCTGAAGGAGGGCTACATGGAGAAGACGGGCCCAACT aaaCGGGAGCCTTTCAAGAAGAGATGGTTCTCTCTGTGCTTGATGAACAGAAAACTTCTGTATTTTAAATCTCCACTG GACGCCACTGAGCGGGGCGCCGTATTCATTGGCACAGAGAGCCACGGATACTCTGTGTCGGAGAGCAGCGGACAGTGCACGAGAGGAGGGCGGTGGCGCTGCGGGATCACCCTGGAGACTCCGGAAAGGCAGTTTGTCTTCATGTGTGAACAGGAATCAGAGCAGAGGGAGTGGACGGACGCTCTAAGAAAGATCATTTCTCAACCCATGACTCCAGAGGACTATGCCA ATGAAGCCACTTTGAGGCGAGGAAAATAA
- the LOC112156941 gene encoding arf-GAP with dual PH domain-containing protein 2 isoform X2 — MHRNLPAVSKVKSIRLDYWDSSLVEFMQKRGNSEAKAIFEKCVPAFFYKPQQKDCLVLKDQWIRAKYERREFTGESNKFLQIYTSEQFESTLWKKGRDNKQFFKRNFLLSQRDFTLKYFIKEDSKVPKAVISMKDLNVDFQPEKIGHPHGLQISYPEDERTRNLFVYHDDGQAVVTFFNAIRATRLAYLLKKHQTLRNSELVPYLTSQSLKEGYMEKTGPTKREPFKKRWFSLCLMNRKLLYFKSPLDATERGAVFIGTESHGYSVSESSGQCTRGGRWRCGITLETPERQFVFMCEQESEQREWTDALRKIISQPMTPEDYANEATLRRGK; from the exons ATGCACCGAAATTTGCCCGCCGTCAGCAAAGTCAAATCCATACGGCTGGATTACTGGGACAGTTCTCTGGTGGAG TTCATGCAAAAGAGAGGAAATTCTGAAGCCAAAGCCATTTTTGAGAAGTGCGTCCCGGCATTTTTTTACAAGCCGCAGCAAAAGGACTGCCT tgttctgAAGGATCAGTGGATCCGGGCGAAGTATGAAAGGAGGGAATTCACCGGAGAGAGCAACAAGTTTCTGCAAATTTACACTTCTG AACAGTTTGAGTCCACTCTCTGGAAGAAAGGCAGAGACAACAAGCAGTTTTTCAAGAGGAACTTCCTGCTGTCACAGCGAGATTTCACCCTGAAGTACTTCATCAAAGAagat TCCAAGGTTCCCAAAGCTGTCATCAGCATGAAGGATCTGAACGTAGATTTCCAGCCAGAGAAGATCGGACACCCTCACGGTTTGCAGATTTCCTACCCGGAAGACGAACGCACCAGGAACCTCTTTGTTTATCACGACGACGGGCAG GCAGTTGTGACTTTCTTTAATGCTATCCGGGCGACGCGCTTGGCATACCTCCTGAAGAAACACCAGACGCTGAGAAACAGCGAA TTGGTGCCTTATTTAACGTCACAAAGTCTGAAGGAGGGCTACATGGAGAAGACGGGCCCAACT aaaCGGGAGCCTTTCAAGAAGAGATGGTTCTCTCTGTGCTTGATGAACAGAAAACTTCTGTATTTTAAATCTCCACTG GACGCCACTGAGCGGGGCGCCGTATTCATTGGCACAGAGAGCCACGGATACTCTGTGTCGGAGAGCAGCGGACAGTGCACGAGAGGAGGGCGGTGGCGCTGCGGGATCACCCTGGAGACTCCGGAAAGGCAGTTTGTCTTCATGTGTGAACAGGAATCAGAGCAGAGGGAGTGGACGGACGCTCTAAGAAAGATCATTTCTCAACCCATGACTCCAGAGGACTATGCCA ATGAAGCCACTTTGAGGCGAGGAAAATAA